The following are from one region of the Silene latifolia isolate original U9 population chromosome 9, ASM4854445v1, whole genome shotgun sequence genome:
- the LOC141599941 gene encoding uncharacterized protein LOC141599941, producing the protein MKKIFFLKSTSSLGSEHHDNSAATRGKKLQPALIRHKTVGSQNVNNKYRNSENFFPVADKKVDETKTISRHSVLRRSQTLSTSSAAIDNTRFNEEDFTRLRNQQRFSSSHGECDCSDCHFQFRDRDSKPEILCHHASSSTSNPSSPQTSFGSTSISGQVLDLYMDGDHHQENFRIKDNRRRGVHNRVFSDSNLLNRSRRASRDSLRSEHRPESPRKLAKHVVEKLLRLEQFRDLNPNELCSNWPPMPTKVSDKHLDVQINPLEDNMQRNCCTLKDVLDQDTFAVNNHSFLFEREYSNIFPDRRSDEWESKLRVFDSEEKRLKDRLKEVAEHNVSLQREISAFYDKERDYKDRLSQMEANLKDLMDKLDETRSENDSLQKIVSDVKDKLEISEEIQSCMERNIKEQEKENTELKKKSSRLRGMFSEQERTIDGLRQSLNSEIERRQISGKIQNVTHKLQVEQSRLAEVEQILRRKLESCTVEVQSLRNENIYLLERLKGTGEVGGRSGLKLDKELVSCVQCLQKMGLSLLNESVQACEEMLRIIGRENRPNGIQEAHTVIQYDMKVQGFKQGLEELRINLGKTGSILTKKDELNDHKPESCENDNQKSKNLDRVVVEGDLISELRAESLLTSILKEKLYCKEKEIEGVQAELTRALQSHDVLKSEIQDAFDTVSCLNHKMKNFELQMIEKDGTINQLQGEVQSREEDLGSIRRTLSKVSQERDLMWEEVKRYSEKNMLLNHELSSLKKKIDALEEDTLLKDGQISILKDSLNKGRPFDVLFGDDQEALFKL; encoded by the exons ATGAAAAAGATATTCTTTCTCAAATCTACTTCATCACTTGGAAGCGAACACCATGACAATTCTGCAGCTACAAGAGGAAAGAAACTTCAGCCTGCACTTATTCGACACAAAACAGTTGGTTCTCAGAATGTCAATAACAAGTACCGAAATTCTGAAAACTTCTTCCCAGTTGCTGACAAAAAAGTTGATGAAACAAAGACCATATCAAGGCACTCAGTTCTTAGGAGGAGCCAGACTCTGTCAACGTCATCAGCAGCCATTGATAACACTAGATTCAATGAAGAAGATTTTACCAGGTTAAGGAATCAGCAAAGATTTTCATCAAGTCATGGTGAATGTGATTGTTCCGATTG CCATTTTCAGTTTAGGGATAGGGATTCAAAACCTGAAATCCTATGCCATCATGCTTCTTCAAGCACATCAAACCCAAGTTCACCCCAAACTTCCTTTGGTTCAACTTCAATATCAGGCCAGGTATTAGATCTATACATGGATGGTGATCATCATCAAGAGAATTTCAGGATAAAGGATAATCGTCGAAGAGGTGTGCACAACCGTGTTTTTTCCGACAGTAACCTATTAAACAGGTCTCGTAGGGCATCCAGGGACTCTCTGAGGTCTGAGCATCGGCCTGAGTCTCCAAGAAAACTTGCAAAACACGTAGTCGAAAAGCTTCTGAGGTTAGAACAGTTCCGTGATTTGAACCCTAATGAGCTCTGCTCTAACTGGCCACCAATGCCAACAAAAGTCTCTGATAAGCATCTAGATGTGCAAATTAATCCCTTAGAAGATAATATGCAAAGAAACTGTTGTACTCTGAAGGATGTTCTTGATCAAGATACTTTTGCTGTTAACAACCATAGCTTCTTATTTGAAAGAGAATATAGTAATATTTTCCCTGATAGGAGGTCAGATGAATGGGAATCTAAACTGAGAGTTTTCGATtcagaagagaaaaggttaaaggATCGATTAAAAGAGGTTGCAGAGCACAATGTATCCCTTCAAAGGGAAATTTCGGCTTTTTACGACAAAGAAAGAGACTACAAAGATAGGCTATCTCAAATGGAGGCAAACCTCAAGGATCTAATGGATAAACTGGATGAAACTAGATCAGAGAATGATAGTCTGCAAAAGATAGTGTCGGATGTCAAAGATAAACTGGAAATTTCTGAAGAAATTCAATCCTGTATGGAAAGAAACATCAAAGAACAGGAAAAAGAAAACACTGAGTTAAAGAAAAAATCTTCAAGGCTTCGAGGGATGTTCAGTGAACAAGAAAGGACAATTGATGGGTTACGCCAGTCCTTAAATTCTGAGATTGAAAGGCGGCAAATTTCGGGAAAAATTCAGAATGTTACACATAAATTGCAGGTGGAGCAATCGCGGTTAGCAGAAGTTGAACAGATTTTGAGGAGAAAGTTGGAGAGTTGTACAGTAGAAGTTCAGTCTCTTCGAAATGAAAATATATATTTATTGGAACGTTTAAAGGGCACTGGGGAAGTGGGTGGACGGTCGGGATTAAAACTCGATAAGGAGCTGGTGTCTTGTGTTCAGTGCCTGCAAAAGATGGGCTTGTCACTATTGAATGAGAGTGTTCAGGCATGTGAGGAGATGCTTAGGATTATTGGGAGAGAAAATCGTCCTAATGGTATACAGGAAGCACATACTGTTATTCAATATGATATGAAGGTTCAGGGATTTAAGCAGGGTTTAGAGGAACTACGTATAAATCTAGGAAAAACTGGTTCTATTTTAACGAAGAAAGACGAGCTAAACGATCATAAGCCTGAATCATGTGAAAACGACAACCAGAAATCAAAGAATTTGGACAGAGTGGTGGTGGAG GGTGATTTGATATCTGAGCTCAGGGCAGAGAGTTTGCTGACTAGTATACTCAAGGAAAAATTGTATTGTAAGGAGAAGGAAATCGAGGGAGTACAGGCAGAGTTAACACGAGCTTTGCAAAGTCACGACGTTCTTAAAAGTGAGATACAAGATGCATTTGACACTGTTTCTTGCTTGAATCACAAGATGAAGAATTTTGAGCTTCAG ATGATTGAAAAGGATGGAACTATAAATCAGCTACAAGGCGAAGTGCAGTCTCGGGAGGAAGATTTAGGCAGTATTAGAAGGACCCTATCAAAAGTCAGTCAAGAAAGAGACTTGATGTGGGAGGAAGTGAAACGATACAGCGAAAAAAACATGTTGCTAAACCACGAACTCAGCTCCTTAAAGAAGAAGATAGACGCCCTTGAAGAAGATACTCTCCTTAAAGATGGCCAGATATCAATCTTGAAAGATAGCCTTAATAAAGGTAGACCTTTTGATGTTCTCTTTGGAGATGATCAAGAGGCATTGTTCAAACTTTGA